The genome window GTTCTGATGGGTAATTACGCATTTCAAATTCCCATATATGGGCGCAATGTGAGCGGCATGCAGATCACCAAATTCTCCGACCTTGCCTTGCGCACCCTGATTCAGCTGGCCGTTGAGCCGCAGCGGCGCTACTCCGCACGGGAAATCGCGGACCTGCACGGCGTTTCCTTCAATCACGTCGCCAAGGTCACGCAATGGCTCGCGTCTGAGGGCTATATCTGTGCCTCCAGAGGGCGCAGTGGCGGAATCTCGCTCTCGTGTTCCGCAGAGCGGATCCTGCTGGGGGAGGTGCTGCGCCGATCGGAATCGGGCGCCGCGCTGGTGGAATGCATGCGCAGCGACGGGGGAACGTGTTTCCTGAGCCCAGCCTGTGGGTTGGCGCCCTATCTGGCGGAGGCGCAGGACGCCTTCTACAGGTCGCTGGACAACGTCTCGATCCGGGATGTCCTGACGCGCAATCGCCGAATGCCCGACCTCGTCAAGTCGCTGCACTCGGCGGGAGAAGGCTGAAACGCACAGGCGATCTTGATCAGCCAGGAATGTCCGGCCGCCATGCCGTAGGGTTTTAGCATCAAAGTCCGGGAGATTTGCGCGGACTGATCGGATTGGCCCGAAAGGGGGAGGCATTGACTGCAAAAAATAAAAATGTATACAAAAATGAATAATGGATAAAATAAGGAGCGACCATGACCGTTTCTCGATTGATCGGAATTCCCGGTATCGGCGTCGACCGCATGGGGAATGCCGCGGATGCCGCCGGCAATGCGGAAATGCTGCGCCTGGAAAACCTGGATACCGACATCCCGCCGCCGGAAGATGCCATCGGCGCCACACTTGCGGCCATCACGCGGGACGATGCGAACAGCTATCTCCCCTTTCTCGGCATTCACGCACTGCGTGAAGCGGCGGCAAACAGGGTCTCACAGGCCGCCGGTCGACCTTATGATCCGGAGGCCGAATGCATCATTTCCGCCGGCGGGCTGGCCGGCGTGCTGAACGTTCTGTTGGCGATCCTGGAGCCGGAGGACGAGGTAATCATTACCGACCCTGCCTATGCCGGTCTGATCAACCGGATCAGGCTGGCGAACGGGGTGCCGAAATTTGTTCCGATCAGGGTCGTGGACGGGGGATGGCGTCTTGATATCGACCGGCTGCGAAACGCCGTTTCAGCGAAGACGCGCGCCATCCTGACGATGAGTCCTTCGATGCCCAGTGGGGTCGTTCACACGCGTTCGGAATGGGAAGAGATTGCGGCCGCCGCCGAGACGGCGGATGCCTGGATTGTCCATGACGCAGCAATGGAACGGATACTGTTCGACGGCCGTCCGGTACTTCATCCGGCTTCCTTTCCGGAACTTCGAGAGCGGACGATAACTGTTGGCAGCGTTTCCAAGGAATACCGGATGATCGGATGGCGTGTCGGCTGGATCGTCGCACCCAGAAAGATCATGGACGATATCGGATTGGTCAGCCTGACGAATGTCGTGTGTCAGGTCGGCATCGGAATGCCCGGTGCAGCCGCGGCGCTGACCAGCGCCAATGACCGGGTGGGGGGACGAGGAAAATGCCGGTCGCTACCTCCGTTTTGTGTTTGCGAATGAAGGTGTCGCGCGTCTGACCGGAATCCGGGATCGAATCCGTACGGCATGGTCGGTCTGACAGAAATCGGGGCGGCCATT of Alphaproteobacteria bacterium contains these proteins:
- a CDS encoding Rrf2 family transcriptional regulator is translated as MQITKFSDLALRTLIQLAVEPQRRYSAREIADLHGVSFNHVAKVTQWLASEGYICASRGRSGGISLSCSAERILLGEVLRRSESGAALVECMRSDGGTCFLSPACGLAPYLAEAQDAFYRSLDNVSIRDVLTRNRRMPDLVKSLHSAGEG